The following are encoded in a window of Sutcliffiella horikoshii genomic DNA:
- a CDS encoding ABC transporter ATP-binding protein, which yields MNNQTITAKEQRQVLKRLLGYARPHIKQFIFAFSLLVLATIGEIVGPLIIKVFIDDYLTPQVMETGPIVTLASLYIGILIAKVIITYFQLLKFQEISLKIIQELRIDIFAKVQKLGLKFFDKTPGGSIVSRVTNDTEAIKDMFVSVISTFVQNGVFLIGIFIAMFLLNVQLAIFCLLIIPIIFAIMATYRHFSSRFYADLRERLSQLNAKLNESLQGMSIIQVFRQEKRLRKEFAEINEAHYQAGVKNIKLDGLLLRPAIDFVYVLSLILVLSYFGISSIGNVIEIGVLYAFVNYLGRFFEPVNQMMMRLSMYQQAIVSASRVFQLLDEKELAPTAEKSLSSPSIASGEIEFKNVTFSYDGKRDVLKDISFTAKPGETVALVGHTGSGKSSIINLLMRFYQIERGEVLIDGFPLKYFEDQELRKNMGLVLQDPFLFYGTINHNIRLHDPSITDQEIKEAAEFVQADSFIKKLPDQYEQLVVERGATFSSGQRQLVAFARTIATKPKILVLDEATANIDTETEEAIQTALEKMRKGRTTIAIAHRLSTIQDADQILVLHQGEIVERGTHQELLNVEGLYYKMYLLQNGNPEKVEDAVIHP from the coding sequence ATGAACAATCAGACAATAACAGCAAAAGAACAAAGGCAGGTCTTAAAGAGATTATTGGGGTATGCCAGACCGCACATTAAACAATTCATATTTGCATTCAGCTTACTAGTCCTTGCGACGATCGGTGAAATAGTGGGGCCTTTAATCATAAAAGTGTTCATTGATGATTATTTAACACCACAAGTGATGGAAACAGGTCCCATTGTCACCCTTGCTTCGCTTTATATCGGGATCTTGATTGCAAAAGTAATCATTACTTACTTTCAACTGTTAAAATTTCAAGAGATATCCTTAAAGATAATACAAGAACTGCGTATTGATATTTTTGCAAAAGTACAGAAACTTGGATTGAAGTTCTTTGATAAAACCCCTGGAGGAAGTATAGTTTCAAGAGTTACTAATGATACAGAGGCAATCAAGGATATGTTTGTAAGTGTTATCTCGACATTCGTCCAAAATGGTGTGTTCTTAATTGGAATTTTTATAGCAATGTTTCTATTGAATGTTCAATTGGCCATCTTCTGTTTGCTGATCATCCCGATCATTTTTGCAATCATGGCGACGTACCGACATTTTAGCTCCAGATTTTATGCGGATTTGAGAGAAAGGCTCAGCCAGTTGAATGCCAAACTGAATGAATCCTTACAAGGTATGTCTATCATTCAAGTATTTCGACAAGAGAAACGCCTTCGCAAGGAATTTGCAGAAATTAATGAAGCGCACTACCAGGCTGGAGTGAAAAACATTAAGCTTGACGGACTCTTGCTTCGCCCGGCTATTGATTTTGTCTATGTCCTTTCGTTAATCTTGGTATTGAGTTATTTTGGAATATCATCGATTGGTAACGTGATAGAAATAGGAGTCCTTTATGCATTTGTCAATTACTTGGGGAGATTCTTTGAACCGGTTAATCAAATGATGATGAGGCTGTCTATGTACCAACAGGCTATAGTATCCGCCTCAAGGGTCTTCCAACTTCTTGATGAAAAGGAACTAGCACCAACAGCGGAAAAGTCACTAAGCTCACCATCTATTGCATCTGGGGAAATCGAATTTAAAAACGTAACATTTTCATATGATGGAAAACGTGATGTATTAAAGGATATATCTTTTACAGCAAAGCCGGGGGAAACGGTTGCTTTGGTCGGCCATACGGGCAGTGGGAAAAGTTCCATTATCAACCTGCTAATGAGATTCTATCAGATTGAAAGAGGAGAAGTCCTTATTGATGGCTTCCCATTAAAGTATTTTGAAGATCAGGAGCTTCGAAAAAACATGGGGCTTGTACTTCAAGATCCATTCCTTTTCTATGGTACAATCAATCATAATATCCGCTTGCATGATCCATCCATAACAGATCAAGAGATAAAAGAAGCGGCTGAATTTGTTCAGGCAGATTCTTTTATTAAGAAATTACCAGACCAATATGAGCAATTGGTAGTCGAAAGAGGAGCGACCTTCTCTAGTGGTCAAAGGCAGCTGGTGGCTTTTGCGAGAACCATTGCAACAAAACCAAAAATTCTAGTTCTTGATGAGGCAACGGCAAACATTGATACCGAAACTGAAGAAGCAATCCAGACAGCTCTTGAAAAAATGAGAAAAGGACGAACGACCATCGCGATTGCTCATCGACTTTCTACTATCCAAGATGCTGATCAAATTCTAGTTTTGCATCAGGGAGAAATTGTCGAGAGAGGAACACATCAAGAATTATTGAATGTAGAAGGTTTGTATTACAAAATGTATCTTCTTCAAAACGGTAATCCTGAAAAGGTGGAAGATGCGGTCATTCACCCTTAA
- a CDS encoding aspartyl-phosphate phosphatase Spo0E family protein produces the protein MATKHELIELIEKKRSELIDIVAKYGMSSSKTLKLSQELDTLLNKYNHIIVPK, from the coding sequence TTGGCTACTAAACACGAACTAATAGAACTAATTGAAAAAAAGCGATCTGAACTGATTGATATTGTCGCAAAGTACGGAATGTCCTCTTCTAAGACACTAAAGCTCAGCCAGGAACTGGATACCCTACTAAATAAGTATAACCATATCATTGTACCTAAATAA
- a CDS encoding cytochrome c biogenesis CcdA family protein, whose product MSGDLTLFLAFGAGVLSFISPCTLPIYPAFLSYITGVSVGELKEEKGMLQKRSILHTLFFLVGFSLIFIALGFGTTFLGRFFVQYQDLIRQVGAILIIFFGLVILGVFQPKFLMQDKKFAFKNRPSGYIGTVLIGMAFAAGWTPCSGPILGAVIGMSMNNPSSGIYYMLAYVLGFAIPFFILSFFIGKMGWIKRNHTLIMKIGGYAMIVMGVMLFFNWLTKIIVWLTAITGGFQGF is encoded by the coding sequence ATGTCTGGAGATCTTACGTTATTCTTGGCATTTGGGGCTGGAGTACTTTCTTTCATATCTCCATGTACCTTGCCAATTTACCCTGCTTTTCTTTCTTATATAACAGGGGTATCTGTAGGGGAGTTAAAAGAAGAAAAAGGAATGCTGCAAAAGAGAAGTATTTTACATACGTTATTCTTTTTAGTTGGATTTTCTCTGATTTTTATTGCATTAGGATTTGGGACCACCTTTTTAGGTAGGTTTTTTGTACAATATCAAGATTTAATTAGGCAAGTGGGTGCTATATTAATCATCTTTTTTGGGTTAGTTATCCTAGGGGTTTTCCAACCTAAGTTTTTAATGCAGGATAAAAAGTTTGCTTTTAAAAACCGTCCATCTGGTTATATAGGAACTGTGTTAATAGGTATGGCTTTTGCTGCGGGATGGACACCTTGTTCCGGTCCGATTCTTGGAGCGGTGATTGGGATGTCGATGAATAATCCATCATCAGGTATCTACTATATGCTGGCGTATGTGTTAGGATTTGCTATACCGTTCTTTATTCTTTCGTTTTTCATTGGGAAGATGGGATGGATTAAACGCAATCATACGCTAATAATGAAAATCGGCGGATACGCAATGATCGTAATGGGAGTCATGTTGTTCTTTAATTGGTTAACCAAAATAATTGTTTGGCTGACTGCTATTACAGGAGGATTCCAAGGGTTTTAA